A genomic region of Deltaproteobacteria bacterium contains the following coding sequences:
- a CDS encoding helix-turn-helix domain-containing protein: protein MASEYVPLARLEELFGPEDAQTILDHLGGRETYIPKRSKLLTDLGPTLFDALTKEFPGLHVLFPSPRNCVKRQIIEQLEQGVSIHQVAKNCRCTTAWVSQIKRRLRAAKEPRQ from the coding sequence GTGGCGAGTGAATACGTTCCTCTGGCGCGCCTTGAAGAGCTGTTCGGGCCAGAGGACGCGCAAACGATTCTGGACCACCTTGGCGGTCGGGAAACCTACATCCCCAAGCGGTCCAAATTGCTGACCGACCTTGGCCCGACGCTCTTTGACGCCCTGACGAAAGAGTTCCCAGGGCTTCATGTCCTTTTCCCGAGCCCACGGAATTGCGTCAAGAGACAGATCATCGAACAGCTTGAGCAGGGCGTGTCCATTCACCAGGTGGCGAAGAATTGCAGATGCACGACGGCTTGGGTCTCGCAGATCAAGCGGCGGCTCCGTGCCGCGAAGGAGCCGAGACAATGA